From one Musa acuminata AAA Group cultivar baxijiao chromosome BXJ2-6, Cavendish_Baxijiao_AAA, whole genome shotgun sequence genomic stretch:
- the LOC103990161 gene encoding uncharacterized protein LOC103990161: MAPKRKAKGSAPPPTISPRKTRSATAGKRADPPAEKPSKKAKVSLNGNAMKSDGAKVKADDAKAKKKASDADGAPDASPPSNTDVSAKTVIIEACKQCNSFKTRAIRVKEGLESAVPGTVVTINPEKPRRGCFEIREESGQIFVSLLNMPRPFTPMKKLDMDEVIQDIVKKIA; this comes from the exons ATGGCACCGAAGAGGAAAGCGAAGGGCTCTGCTCCGCCGCCGACCATCTCGCCCAGGAAGACCAGGAGCGCCACCGCCGGGAAGAGGGCGGATCCTCCGGCTGAGAAGCCGTCCAAGAAGGCCAAAGTTTCGTTGAACGGGAACGCGATGAAGTCGGACGGTGCCAAGGTGAAGGCTGATGATGCGAAGGCGAAGAAAAAGGCTTCCGATGCCGACGGAGCCCCCGATGCTTCCCCACCTTCTAACACTGACGTCTCCGCCAAGACCGTCATCATCGAGGCGTG CAAACAATGCAATTCCTTCAAGACAAGGGCCATAAGGGTGAAGGAAGGCCTTGAAAGTGCTGTGCCTGGAACAGTTGTTACAATTAATCCTGAGAAG CCACGACGGGGATGCTTCGAGATACGTGAGGAAAGCGgtcaaatttttgtttcattattg AATATGCCAAGGCCATTCACACCCATGAAGAAGCTCGACATGGATGAAGTCATTCAGGATATCGTTAAGAAGATCGCTTGA
- the LOC135615851 gene encoding protein spotted leaf 11-like has translation MEEKEKGSMVAGEAVVRRLAEAVEEIAAISEYRNAYRKPLCSLARRIRLLAPMFDELGDGRDPITEPVARTLAPLEDAFAAAKDLLRLGSEGSKIFLVLEREKMIKRFHDVISQIDQALDGISFEKLEISEEVREQIELVHAQFKRAKERDDMPDAELYSNLLSLYNKSNDAFLDPYTLERLVEQLQLVTICDLTQESLALHEMVFASGGDPGENIEKMSMLLKKIKDFVQTQNPEMGTHSDSKPFLLDGKPKVPIVPDDFRCPISLELMKDPVIVATGQTYERTCIEKWLASGHDTCPKTQQRLSNASLTPNYVLRSLIEQWCEANGMDPPKCPSRSTNPSSACSSRELANIDALLCKLSSPNLDDQLAAAGELRLLAKRNVDNRICIAKAGAIPLLINLLSSKNLCTQEHAVTALLNLSIHEDNKAIIISSGAIPGIVHVLRDGSMEARENAAATLFSLSVVDEYKVTVGASGAIPALVSLLSEGTHRGKKDAATALFNLCIYQVNKGKAVRAGVVPLVMGLLTEPAESMLDESMAILALLSSHPEGKSAIAAAQAVPLLVEMIANGSPRNRENAAATLLNLSDGEQQLGTMAAAQECGIMGPLQELAISGTERGKRKAVQLLERMNGFLVQQHEAYAQAEASTQTQGHIHAQSEPRMNVTSTDSVDT, from the exons atggaggagaaagagaagggaTCGATGGTGGCAGGGGAGGCGGTGGTGCGGCGGCTGGCGGAGGCGGTGGAGGAGATCGCTGCCATCTCCGAGTACCGGAACGCCTACAGGAAGCCGTTGTGCAGCCTTGCTCGGCGGATCAGGCTCCTTGCACCCATGTTCGACGAGCTGGGGGACGGGCGCGACCCGATCACGGAGCCGGTGGCGAGAACCCTAGCCCCGCTCGAGGACGCGTTTGCTGCCGCCAAGGACCTGCTCCGGCTCGGCAGCGAGGGGAGCAAGATCTTCTTG GTCCTAGAGAGGGAgaagatgatcaaaagatttcatgACGTAATTTCTCAAATAGATCAAGCTTTGGATGGGATTTCCTTTGAGAAACTTGAAATATCAGAAGAAGTTAGAGAACAG ATTGAGTTGGTACATGCTCAATTCAAAAGAGCCAAAGAACGAGATGACATGCCCGATGCTGAGCTGTATTCTAATCTCTTATCTCTATACAACAAGAGCAATGATGCCTTTTTAGATCCATATACTTTAGAAAGATTGGTAGAACAATTACAGCTAGTCACCATCTGTGATCTTACACAAGAATCATTAGCTTTGCATGAGATGGTCTTTGCAAGTGGTGGAGATCCTGGGGAAAACATTGAAAAGATGTCAATGTTGTTAAAGAAGATAAAAGATTTTGTGCAGACCCAGAACCCTGAGATGGGCACTCACTCAGATTCAAAGCCTTTCCTGTTGGATGGAAAGCCAAAAGTTCCTATTGTTCCTGATGATTTCCGCTGTCCAATCTCACTGGAGTTGATGAAAGATCCAGTCATTGTGGCCACTGGGCAG ACTTATGAGCGGACATGCATCGAAAAGTGGCTGGCGTCTGGCCATGACACTTGTCCAAAAACTCAACAGAGGCTATCTAATGCATCATTAACTCCAAACTATGTCCTTCGGAGCCTCATAGAACAGTGGTGTGAAGCCAATGGCATGGATCCACCCAAGTGCCCATCCCGATCTACTAATCCCAGCTCAGCTTGCTCGTCACGTGAACTTGCTAATATAGATGCACTTCTCTGCAAGTTATCCTCTCCAAATCTTGATGACCAACTAGCAGCTGCTGGAGAGCTTCGTCTGCTGGCTAAGCGGAATGTTGACAACCGCATTTGCATAGCTAAGGCTGGTGCTATTCCCCTCCTCATAAATCTACTCTCATCCAAAAATTTATGCACCCAGGAGCATGCCGTCACTGCCCTTCTGAATCTTTCCATCCATGAAGACAATAAAGCAATAATAATCTCTTCAGGGGCCATACCTGGTATCGTCCATGTTCTAAGAGATGGTAGCATGGAAGCACGGGAGAATGCTGCAGCGACACTCTTTAGTCTTTCAGTGGTGGATGAATATAAGGTGACCGTCGGGGCATCAGGGGCGATCCCTGCATTGGTGTCACTGCTGAGTGAAGGCACACACAGAGGGAAGAAAGATGCGGCAACAGCACTGTTTAATCTGTGCATATACCAAGTGAACAAGGGGAAGGCAGTGAGGGCAGGTGTGGTTCCACTAGTTATGGGGCTTCTTACAGAACCTGCAGAGTCTATGTTGGATGAATCTATGGCAATATTGGCCCTACTGTCAAGCCACCCGGAAGGGAAATCTGCGATTGCAGCTGCTCAGGCTGTCCCTCTGCTGGTGGAGATGATAGCAAATGGTTCTCCCAGGAACAGAGAGAATGCCGCAGCTACTCTGCTGAATCTTAGCGATGGAGAGCAGCAGCTCGGTACCATGGCTGCGGCACAGGAATGTGGGATAATGGGACCACTGCAAGAATTGGCCATCAGTGGCACAGAACGGGGGAAGAGGAAAGCCGTGCAGTTGCTAGAGCGGATGAATGGATTCTTGGTGCAGCAGCATGAGGCATATGCTCAAGCTGAGGCTTCAACCCAGACTCAGGGTCACATCCATGCTCAGAGTGAGCCAAGAATGAATGTGACCTCCACGGATTCTGTTGACACCTAG